The Mytilus galloprovincialis unplaced genomic scaffold, xbMytGall1.hap1.1 HAP1_SCAFFOLD_208, whole genome shotgun sequence genome includes the window aggacgcctccggttgcgggaatttctcgctacattgaagacctgttggtgaccctctgctgttgttttttatttggtcgggttgttgtctctttgacacattccccatttccattctcaattttattataagtcATTTATTTCTAAAGCTGGAATATAGTCTGAACAAATGCTTTTAATCAATTTATATGGATGTAAATTATTCATAATACCATGCTATCTTTGAAACTTTTCTACTAACATAAACAAATAATAGATGGTAGGACTATTTTAATCAAAAGTTTAATTATTTACAGGTACCCTTAGTGTAGAGGCAATCTATCAGGACAGGGACCAGTTTGCTCAACTTGTAAGAGAGGTTGCTTCCCCTGATGTGTGTAAGATGGGTATTGAGATAATGAGTTTCACAATCAAAGATGTTTATGACAATGTTGAATACTTGGACTCATTAGGACGAGCACAGACTGCTAACGTTAAGAGAGATGCTGATATTGGTGTTGCTGAGGCCAATAGAGATGCTGGAATCAGGGTTAGTCTAAAATGATATTAGTGGCAAAGGTGGATCCAAGGGGCACTGCAGGGCCTGACCCCCTCTttggtgggaaaaatttggttgattatatagggaatcactgaagcttgaCTGGAGTGCCCTCCCTTTTAAGATCAGTCAGCAGGACCCCtcttataaaaagttctggatctgccactgggtGAGTTAAATAGAATGTTTTGAACAAACAATTCCCTTCTTAATAATAATGAATTGATCATTATATTGCTCAAATAGTTCAGAAAAAGTTATGGTATAATTGAGATTTTCAAACAAACCCTGTTGAAATATATAGGACCTTATACAATTATTCTTTAGAAAACCTGGAACTCGTaaacatttagaaaaataaaaataacttaccCCTGCTcatgtcaaagggagataatccagtgCGATGAAATCAAAGGCATTGATTGAATGATGTGATacttttaaggtggtacataacactacagggagataactctgtaaaaatcagctgcacgttttaatcacattctattgttaaggaattataaagcttctcaatgattcATTTTACAGGAAGCAGAATGCGACAAAAATAAAATGGACACCAAATTTTCTGCTGATGCTAAGATTGCTGATGCAGCACGTAATTACAAGATGCAGAAAGCTGATTTTGATCAAGAAGTGAATGCAAGAGTAAGTCATATGTTATCAGAATAAGCACtacactgtggattcattaaacTTTCGTGGATACTGATTTACCTGGATTGAGGAATACCTgtttttttcgtgttttttttaattcatagttTTTCCAAAGTCTACATTCAAACCTACAGAAAATTTGCAGTTTGTTgtacatttaaattcatgtttcaCCTTTagccacgaaatccacgaaaattggtatccaacgaaaaaataatgaatccacagtaagttTTTAAAAAACCTATAGCAACAGCAAAAAATAACAGTGTATACTACTCAGAATGAGGTTAATTTGCAAGGAGCAAGGCAAACTTTAGATGCAGTAGCTCTTAggccctttttttattttttgatatttttatgcaGTAAAGCTGCATTATgggagcaccctagatttgtggtctacccaataaatgctgaaatatgtgccattgttagtatctagctggctactatgttatatataactaattgaacacttttttaatactgtggattcatttattttcgtgggtatcaattttcgtggatagagaaaaaaagacgtttcgtggtatacgtaaattcgtggattgCTGATTACAACACCAAAAAATTAGATATGTAATTCGTGGATTTTCTTTTGATATAGGAGATCaaataacctccttggtttgatcaataataaaacaaaacaaaaaagaaggaatgcattgaattttcaaaatcctcgcttggtcattctaggttaaagtgctcattgataacttcgatcacaataatggacagagacaactaattaattgtttgttttacaatttataaattcttgtctgaattctatatggcattcaaaactttatgattggaagctcatttccctaatcacgatataataaacagtaagtataaggtgtgaaaataaatgttcctgtcataaacaatattacctacgggcaatatctccgtacttaatcctattgatttttaataaCTAATAAATCAAACTATGACACgataattaacaacttgcagttttaatcaattttaaaaagtaaattatcactgatattcgataaatttatcatatatttaatcaaatacttgtattttctttcaataaaaaacatgtgttatgttacaatgtttatcgctagtcaacactatactagaactgcctaacataaccggaaataaacatcagactccatacacatttctcgggattatttttcgttgaattcttaaattcgtggttcgctgtgacccacgaaacccacgaaaattggcataccacgaataaaaatgaatccacagtacttttaATTccggattacaaaaaatatgactagaaaaaccttaaatgatcatCGAACtacccaaaagttttgaagttgcacataggaagtagtgctcataAGGAattcttatgtagtttattattgcctgtgcttttggctaatatgtcaaaaaacaattgtatgaaatatttaattgccACAAATCTCTagagacaagtagtttagatttcccaaatggaaTTAGTTGTAGGAATATTGTTTTTCGTCAATacgtagtctattatataataagttcaactgttcatgctgttggtggcaatttcaaattagaagacgaaattttcgtattttttcaatttggaggcaggggttcaatTTAGCAATGTTCTGAGGTCCTCGACCTTCAACTTTCGACTTGGCTTGTAGCCACGCCTGACAGGCCTTCCATTCTGAGGTTATagtaaaaaataactttgcaaaccttttcgccaaagtctccaaataaacgatctcaaaacttattttaatcattattattcatgataGCGATGTCCATTTTGTTCAATCGCTAGCTATATACAGAAAATCTGCGACAAAAAAATTTGTTAATTCGAGTCAAATCATATCagactgacaaaaacaacattgaacaTATTGAAACACAATGACAATGGCTTCCAAAAAGATAacaattacaatatcggatccgattctggaagcggataagggtaattcccgGTTTTggcaatcaacaaaaaaaataccaggcaggtgacaaaatacatctatgcatggtaaatgaatataaacactagaattgaaaaccaaaacagatatatgtaaaagaaagaaaaagcacaaaatattttaaacagaaactcaaaattactttttgacaaattttaatgtcaaaatccaatacattGTGACACCTGGAAAAAGTATGTTCTTGGTCACAGTATAAatattctttatcagtgataaatgttgataatgcatgtaagatgcttttaaagtgtaaacatatttttgaaggggtattttttttctcaattttgaagggtcagttAAAGTAGCTGGAAGATTTCACAAATAGTGCAATTACTAGATTATATAATACCTGAATGtaggcaaatcatatgatatataggtggcgtcctttgggccactaccccctcctgtttgattactttgaaacggatgagatccccacctctcaatcatatacattcatgtatgggactatataactaatcaaatgaaatataggggagtacATGGGGTCACCCACCCTCTCCTGTTTGGGAACTTAtgaaatggtcgagatccccacccctgaacacaatatatattcaagtatgggacaatataataaataaagtaaaatacaGGGGGAATGCCGGCTGtagtcactgtacaccctcctgtttgagaacttggaaactgTCGAGACCCCCTCCCCTTAATTacatatattcatgtttgtgacaatataaaaaatcaaatgaaatttagGGGGAGTCGCTGGGGgttaccccacccctcctgttttagaatttgaaAACGGTCGAGACCACCACCCGTAAACcatttatattcatgtatgggacaatataagaattcaaatgaaatataggaggaGTCTCtggggtcactgtacaccctcctgtttgagaacttggaaatggtcaagatcctcacccctaaactatatatacttatgtatgggacaatataacaaatcaaatgaaatatagggggagtccctgtggTTACCTgatcccctcctgtttgagaacttggaaacggttaagatccccacccctaaacgttatatattcatgtatggttcaatataactaattaaatgaaatatagagggagtccctggggtcaccctacccgtCCTGTTTGTGAACTTGGAaaccgatgagatccccacccctaaaccatatatattcatgtatgggacaatataacaaatcaaattatatcattgaaaaagctctaaattatctccctttgtcatttttttgcattaaaaatgaaatatcttttttaactgaatcatgacctatattttttattattttttcaaataagctgtacttaaactattcttaaatttaaatgatttctgtaattaagttctttttttatttcgatattaccttttttactcctattagttcaacagaaaaaaagtgccTTAACAAAAATGAATACTTCTTTCTAAGGCAGATTGTGAGCCTAAATGAAccgtgaccccatatttttattttatttttctattaattaaAGGGTAAAGTttattcatagaaaaaaatagcaaaatcctatatttaaaaaaaaatgatttattcctGCAAGCCCCCTTAATTAGTGACAAATACCTTAAGAGTTGTTAATCAGTCTTGGTAATTTTATAACCTAATTAGAAAGTACATTAAAGTTCCAGTCAAGATCAATAAATAAGACTTTATTTAGGTAAACAAATCAAATAACATGCTTCAcaattttttaatactttatatgCAACAATATCAGTTtcagccaaaataaaaataaaaaccgcCAAATTTTTTCGTATACTATGTTGCCTCTAATTCGAGAAATTTTACACCCactaaaataacccgctatacagtaTATTAGAACAAATAGGAATACTAACTATAATACTAGATATGTATTTGAGATGTAAGTCTTAACAAAATGAAACAGAATGTCAAATTATTACAATATTATGGAAAAGTTAAAAAAACCTAAGAATTAATCAATTGTTAAAATTATTAACAGAAAGCTGAAGCTGAATTAGCCTATGAACTGCAAGCAGctaaagaaaaacagaaaatcaGAGCTGAAGAAATAGAAATTGAAGTAGTAGAGAGGAGGAAATTAATTGATGTGGAAGAAAAGGAAATTCTGAGAAGGGAGAAAGAATTGATAGCTACTGTTAAAAGACCTGCTGAAGCACATGCTTATAAGATGCAGTTGATAGCTGAGGGAACAAGGTAAAATAATGTGTTATGGAACAAGGTAAAATAGTGTGTAATGGAACAAGGTGAAATAATGTGAGATGGAACAAGGTAAACTAAGGCTTGAGGAAACAAGGTCAACTAAGGCTTGAGGAAACAAGGTAAACAGAATATTGATCCTATAGATTACATTTGAGGAAAAGAGGATGAGATTGTGGTTAAGACAATTAGAATACTGTATAGTGGGTTATTTTTACAGGTGCACAATTTtgtgattttcattgaataaggttaacgaaatattttggcaattccaaacttttatcaatactttTGCAGGTGCTCTTTGAAATTGgaggaatttattttggcgattttatTTAAACCAggaaaaaaaagcaaaaatttaGAACCCAGGAAAAAACCCCACTATACAGTATATAGCTTATAATCTACATCTGTTAAACAGATACTCCATGATAGTCAGAAAACTTGTAACGATTTTATGATAAATTGAATACATACTACACAGTCTTGTTTTATACATAGGACACAAACAGTTGAGGAGGCCAGAGCCGACGCTGAGAAGATAAGATTGATAGGTGCATCTGAAGCTGAAGCTATTGAAGCTGTAGGAAAGGCGGAAGCAGAAAAAATGAGATTGAAAGCTTCAGCTTACAAACAGTATGGAGAGGCAGCCATGTTGTCTTTGGTCTTGGAAACACTTCCAAAGGTAAGAGAAAGTTGTCAGTGTAcaaacattattttgttaaaaattgtacattaaaaatgtattcatgtTAATGAACATAAAATTagtcaaaaaaagaaatttttaacatgatatgaaaatagtaaaaatattttaatttttgaattaaatttagCAGCCAGAATTTGTTGATGAATTGATTGTGCCTATGATGAAAACTTAAGAaataacgctcaggataaaattcgaatatcacggcccaggccatgtgtaaattttcaaaaatatatggcttccatgaattatttcaattctaataggacaaatacggtcattaaaaaactgaaacgagggtgggtatgctgtgtgtgtggctgtttctttttactccctgttagataaagctcaaatatctttataaatatgtagcttGCGTCGCTTATTTCGcgaataactgctagaaaaaaagtttttaattctttaaattctcaaacccaacatttgccatttttaatttacatgttttgttcgtaagcttccgtcaaattcaaagttgacattttgtaactaaggagccgccatgttgacttgctgaaatgagtaaatatgcaaataatgcaatagaatagaaaataaaacaaaacctacctcaaaaatcagttttaatacaatatcatacgaattctAATGGTTCACGTaaaagaaaactttcaactttagcggtttcattggtgtgacgtcatgttttgaaatgacttaaatgcgccaaaaagattaatagactttcgcggaattttatttaatttttattttgttgatttcaccAAGCTCTtttgcattacttctttttattatgcatacgaataagaataaaagttattttgtctttttttaattgcactttttaaaacaataaaatcggcaaagggtctgcaaataggttccaatacatgtagatttacgtgggaagtatattgtaacagccattattatgtatatctgtgagtctgcgctaagtatattttatcgagaattttatcacagtgttgtttacatagctaaagaagcacgtcatattataattgtaaataaaagaGTATGACTACTTATGaatacttaacattttttttttcattgaaaattatttttagatTGCTGCAGAAGTATCTGCTCCATTATCAAAGACAGATGAGATTGTGTTAGTTGGAGATGATAGAACAACAAGTGAAGTCAGCAAACTGGTTAGTCAGCTCCCACCTGCAGTTCAGGCTCTTACAGGTGTTGATCTTTCTAAGGTGAGTTTTCTTACTTAGCTGATTGGTTAGTCAGCCCCAACATGCAGTTCAGGCTCTTACAGGTGTTGATCTTTCTAAGGTGAGTTTTCTAAGTCAGCCGCTTGTTATTCAGCTCCCACCTGCAGTTCAGGCTCTTACTGGCGTAGATTTTTCTAAGGTTAGTTTCTTATGCAGTCAATGATACTTTAAAAAAGACTAATATTATAGGTTATCACTGGTCATCTCAAAAAGATGGCTTTTCTTGCTTGAGccggtacagcgaaagtgagaaaagcaatcgagtggAGATGACCAattataatctgtttattgctgtTTTACCTATATTGATGttgttaattttattgacaatGGCACATacacccttagtttctagcaataatttttcatatcactctatagctactgtgctgagaaaggaaattatttgTCAGTACGGTCAAAGAAAGATTTCATGAAAAGCGAAAAAAATCCATATCAATACTTGATAATCTTTAAGAGAAAGTCAGTGaattaagatttaaaagttgtatgaaaataagaagatgtggtatgttgccaatgagacaactctccacctgTGCAAATGGtgtaaaattaaacaattacaggtcaccatacagcctttaaAAATGGTAAATACCCATTGTACAAGACTTAGATACATAAACATTTTACAACTTTACTCAGGTAAACTTACAAATACATGATAATTATAGCTTGAGCAATACAAAGCACATtcacaattttttgtttaaaataaacccATATCAAAATAGATTAGAGAAATCAGTCTTAACATTTTTGGGAATAATGACAGATTGTCATGTTTCTGATTGGAGTTGAGTTTTTATTTATAGAGTGTGTTTTCCTTacaaaaatgcatacaattgccacttagccatggcgttgtcagtttatttttgatttatgagtttgaccctctggtatcttttatcCCTCTTTTATTCCCATCTTCAATACACACTGTATTACATTTGTACACGAATTGcacatttaacaaaaatgtttaagcTTAAGTGATTTGTATCTTGTTGTTTTATACACACAAAAAATATGACACCTTTAATAATGTTTCAataagaaaagttacaaaattcTTCTTTACAAGGATTAAACACATTAGGAACAAActgtgtaaaaataaataataatgaacaggggttaaaattttttgttatagctcactagcccagggctaattggtatcaggattttactagccctgaTGGAAGAACTAGTAGCCCAACAAAACTGACCTGCTAACCCGAGTATGCCTTACAAATTCAGAGTTTGCTACAATTAAATGAATTCTATAAACTTAACAATTTTTATCCATTGTACAGTAGATTTTTGCAAATTGGATGCCCAAAACTTTTGTCAGCAAAAAACTATCCCATTATCAGATATATTCAATTAATCGacaattgaatatttatttacTATTCTGTAATAATGAGTTGAACAAATCCCGAGATGGTACAAGTCTTGACCACTGCTATACATGGTTATATAAAAAGATTGGAGTGATTTTTATCAGATACATCATCACgtttgtgtaaaagaattataagcTGGTTATATGTAATgctcatatttgttttcagtttaaaaattctatttattaaaataaatcagaTGACATCAAATATTTATCTGGATACATGTAAATATCACCATTCATAGTTTGTGTCTtttgtaattgttttataaacgAAGTACAATAATATCCATATTTACATTTATCATAGGTAAGCTAATTGTGGGCTATAAATAGATTACAAACTGAGCACAGTCTCTAAACTGaaattgtatttgttataaattttatttctttaaaaatcgaATTCATTAAATCAGTGAagataatcatgattgataaaatattattgcatcaagtttaagttttctgAAGACTGTtaatgtttaggtcatggttctggAGGCTTCTTCAcagtttgtaaacaaaaacaaaatagcgtccataacatgtgcacatgttacaaatttatatctgacaaaagtcaggtttctgctgtcaaaagggattcacatttatattgcaataaattattcaaaaggAGGTACAATCCGGTTACATTATATTTCTCTGGTTGCATAAGCAATGTACAACCCACTGTACTGACAAATCGATATTGAAAGTACGGGATCCACCCCGAGTTATTTGTTCTATTCcaaaacttgtacaaaatcagttcaaattctGGGAATCCGGGATGACGTAGTCGAATCTGATTGGCTAAGATAGAATAGTGATGAGGGGATATTCCACTTTCTATTTTGGAAACGccaagaattttttgttactagtccgtcgggcatattggGTTACAAGTTTTGGTTGCCCGAGGCCTAAATGCtgtagtcccgggcgtcgggctagtggattttttaacccctgatGAAAGATAAGTTATAATGAGATTTGCACAAACACTGGACCTACTCATGTACTTTTTGCATatctaaaaattaaaacttaaccaaaatataattattcaatttcagatgttatcaaagataccaggagcTACTTCTTAGACTGGTTTCCAGTCCAGTTATACACCTCTTTATAGTGACTTCATTTAATGAACCATAAGACATAAGACTTTTATATGTaacttatttcacttttattaagAAATGACTATCTTAATTGTTTTAactattatcaattttaatggtAAGAATAGCTTGATCTTAAATAATATACAACTTGTGTTTTTGCATATGTATGGAGTTTTACTGTAAGCTTTAGTTCATTTTAAATACTTTGACCTGTAAATCATGCCTGTGTGCGacttatttttagaaaatatgattttttttattttaacatactTGAATTGTATCAAATATGAACAGTTTCTGATTACTGGATCAGAATTTTCCTGATGCAATTATTAACAAACGTGCTTTCATAATGCATGTTTTTACAAATGTTTAGCCTCACCTGATGCAAATATTTACAATTCTTCTCCATAGGTTTCTTTGTTTAGTTTATCacttatgaaaaataaattactTCATGGATAGGGGAATAATTGATCAAAAATCTAAAGAACTTTTTATTTGACTCTTAATCTACCTCTAGCAAAATATATTATAtctaataatttctgaataataTAACTAAGTATATACTGGTCTATATGCCTGATTTTAAACCATTGTTGTGCATgcaatttatatgtatatatctatttataacctTTTGTGTAAACATAcctgttttatttgtatataacctgttcacaatgtacatgtacatgaattatGTTGTTAAATTGAGATGAAGGTCAAAACTTACTTACTGTGACTAACACTATAACCATGAGTCGTCTAAATTAgtcttttttatttagattttagtGTCAGATTTATGCAGATAGAGCCTGACCAATTATCTCAATTTAACATTTTTAGTGATATTTTTAACTTTGTACTATGTTCCAATGTATCTagcattattttaaattattgacAATCATTTTATTCATAGCACCTGTCAGTAGATACTAAGTAGTCATCACATTTTGTGTTTCTGTGTCTTTTCAgtcaaaatacatacaaatgtattgtTTCGTTTTGTAGTGTTCTTCATGTTCTTATTAGATTGCCTTCTAGTCATAATTTcattcatcttcgctagccaatcTTGAAGAGAGCGgtagtggatcgtaacccttggctagcgaagatgaattTCATGGACAgaaataattgttatttttttttacactaaaaTGTACTAAATCAAAGACTGCATTTATCAATCTGAAGTTGAC containing:
- the LOC143060986 gene encoding flotillin-2-like (The sequence of the model RefSeq protein was modified relative to this genomic sequence to represent the inferred CDS: added 346 bases not found in genome assembly); the protein is MGNIQTVGPNQAMVISGGCCGGNSRKLIVGGWGWAWCLVTDVQSISLEVMTLNPVCDSVETSEGVPVTVTGVAQVKVMRDTSFLEKACEQFLGKTVKEVERVILQTLEGHLRAILGTLSVEAIYQDRDQFAQLVREVASPDVCKMGIEIMSFTIKDVYDNVEYLDSLGRAQTANVKRDADIGVAEANRDAGIREAECDKNKMDTKFSADAKIADAARNYKMQKADFDQEVNARKAEAELAYELQAAKEKQKIRAEEIEIEVVERRKLIDVEEKEILRREKELIATVKRPAEAHAYKMQLIAEGTRTQTVEEARADAEKIRLIGASEAEAIEAVGKAEAEKMRLKASAYKQYGEAAMLSLVLETLPKIAAEVSAPLSKTDEIVLVGDDRTTSEVSKLVSQLPPAVQALTGVDLSKMLSKIPGATS